A stretch of the Fusarium musae strain F31 chromosome 2, whole genome shotgun sequence genome encodes the following:
- a CDS encoding hypothetical protein (EggNog:ENOG41), translating into MLEGGLGDSQQATVQSVAQEFEVGSEKIQEITNHFVKQIKHGLKDKHAYQIPSFVTHIPSGREKGLFLSVDLGGTNCRVCAVTLHGDSTFDVFQRKHFVPHDIRVHSSHKPLFHFIALKIQDLLREHTSERSSEGSDVSFNLGFTFSFTCEQTSISSGTLVHWDKGWDIPSTLGQDPCALLQEAIDEISLPVRVCVLANDAVGTLLTRAYTSKTKNSTLASIILGTGTNAAYIERVANIHRLDTTADRTQRPDSDGIMVINTEWGSWDDGLKVLPQTRLDKLVDESSSDPGCGLLEKMVSGMYLGELLRLSLLDLMRDDALDMSFPDGSPVYAHMGIDSAFLSKIAESTPENSPSALSYITDTIGATGVTSKDLQTIQTLATVIVKRSARLVGAGLAAIIIQYGRLDTSGMSQKTDLGGHTHQIHEVSTSRQTGSRRNTFTRFIRRMFGCISPEEPLPTSPSGSSYDSKDTLESSELADEVIDIAVDGSLFEFHTAFESFMRTALRDVEAIGKANETRIKIELTRDGSGTGAALIAAAAA; encoded by the exons ATGTTGGAGGGTGGCTTAGGGGACAGCCAGCAGGCGACTGTTCAATCGGTTGCCCAAGAATTCGAGGTCGGGAGCGAAAAGATACAGGAGATAACGAATCACTTTGTGAAGCAGATAA AACATGGTTTGAAAGACAAGCATGCTTATCAGATACCATCTTTCGTCACTCATATCCCAAGTGGCCGAGAGAAGGGCCTTTTTCTTTCAGTTGATCTTGGCGGTACAAACTGTCGCGTGTGTGCTGTGACGCTTCATGGCGACTCGACGTTCGATGTGTTTCAGAGGAAGCACTTCGTCCCGCATGATATTCGCGTGCACTCAAGTCACAAACCTCTATTTCATTTCATCGCCCTGAAGATCCAAGACCTCCTTCGCGAGCATACGAGTGAGAGAAGTAGTGAGGGTTCCGATGTTTCCTTCAACCTTGGCTTCACATTCAGCTTCACTTGCGAGCAGACCTCTATCTCCAGCGGTACCCTCGTCCACTGGGACAAAGGATGGGATATCCCAAGCACTCTGGGCCAAGATCCTTGCGCATTACTACAGGAAGCGATTGATGAGATCTCATTACCAGTGCGAGTTTGCGTTCTGGCCAACGATGCAGTCGGAACACTGCTTACTAGAGCATATACCTCGAAAACGAAAAACTCCACCTTGGCATCTATAATTCTCGGGACCGGCACAAACGCTGCGTATATTGAGCGAGTGGCAAATATTCACAGACTCGATACAACAGCCGATCGTACACAACGACCTGATAGTGACGGAATCATGGTGATTAATACAGAGTGGGGATCATGGGATGACGGTTTGAAGGTTCTTCCTCAAACACGGTTAGACAAACTCGTCGATGAGTCTTCTTCAGATCCTGGATGtggccttcttgagaagatggtctCCGGCATGTATCTCGGGGAGCTACTGCGCTTATCACTCTTGGACCTGATGCGCGACGATGCATTAGATATGTCATTTCCAGACGGTAGCCCTGTTTACGCCCACATGGGTATTGACAGCGCATTCTTGTCCAAGATCGCAGAGTCAACACCAGAGAATTCGCCGTCAGCTTTATCTTATATCACCGACACGATAGGAGCAACGGGTGTGACATCGAAGGACTTGCAGACTATCCAAACGTTGGCTACTGTTATCGTGAAACGATCTGCTCGATTAGTAGGTGCTGGCCTTGCTGCCATCATCATACAGTATGGCAGGCTTGATACTTCAGGCATGTCTCAGAAGACGGATCTCGGAGGCCATACACATCAAATACACGAGGTGTCGACATCAAGGCAGACCGGCAGCCGGCGGAACACCTTCACACGATTCATACGTCGCATGTTTGGCTGCATAAGCCCGGAAGAACCTTTACCGACATCGCCAAGCGGGTCGTCATATGACTCCAAGGATACGCTTGAGTCTTCGGAATTGGCAGATGAGGTGATTGATATTGCGGTCGATGGCTCACTATTTGAGTTCCATACTGCTTTTGAGAGCTTTATGCGTACTGCTCTGCGCGACGTTGAAGCTATTGGGAAGGCAAATGAAACGAGGATAAAAATAGAGCTTACACGAGACGGGTCGGGGACTGGTGCGGCACTCATAGCTGCGGCTGCAGCGTAG
- a CDS encoding hypothetical protein (EggNog:ENOG41): protein MLKNAGFESKSIKPWVYAPYYPKLTSQKIVASGYKSDQALQISGLATTQNEYGFSRLEQNFTNCKFGKYDLSWSMYLPKGAAQGLDPRQPGMTIWVYDPRGQGQVGTLAFGPNSFNSSLGYPVQRATHKTNQWVNLSMKLPYNINVGKCTLVINWIVPGQETGKGDGKLTLKLDNFVLKPSK from the exons ATGCTTAAAAATGCTGGCTTCGAGTCCAAATCCATCA AACCATGGGTCTATGCTCCGTACTACCCCAAGCTTACCAGCCAGAAGATCGTGGCATCTGGCTACAAGAGCGACCAGGCTCTCCAGATCTCTGGTCTCGCCACGACACAGAACGAATACGGCTTCAGCAGACTTGAACAGAACTTCACCAACTGCAAGTTTGGAAAGTACGATCTTTCATGGTCCATGTACCTCCCCAAGGGCGCAGCTCAGGGCCTGGATCCCCGCCAACCTGGAATGACTATCTGGGTCTACGACCCCAGGGGCCAGGGCCAAGTTGGAACACTCGCCTTTGGACCCAACTCTTTCAACAGCTCACTTGGATACCCTGTGCAGCGAGCAACGCACAAGACAAATCAGTGGGTTAACCTGTCGATGAAGCTGCCGTATAACATTAATGTTGGCAAATGTACCTTGGTCATCAATTGGATTGTGCCGGGTCAAGAGACGGGCAAGGGAGATGGGAAGTTGACACTCAAGCTCGACAACTTTGTTCTAAAACCTTCGAAGTAG
- a CDS encoding hypothetical protein (EggNog:ENOG41) → MSKEFSEEDIAAHNTPDDLWLAINNKVYDFTDFAPDHPGGAEIIYQYAGKDASDEYNSFHAPSLVQKALDAKYHLGSLKVSSNKKEPESNGQAKSKSSNPSERPPLRDIINLHDFENVASTALAKKEWAYISGGANDNLTRDANASFLGRIWLRPAVMRDVRTVDTTTELFGCNLQLPVYISPTGAALTGGEQGELALAKGAAKTGIIQTLATPSSFPHEDVLDVTPERAFFQLYVNKNRKLSEDLLKKVAKTGKIKALFVTADLPVVSKREADERVKSANVGPGEDWKGSGLARQTGSFIDPSLNWDDITWLRAQVDVPIVIKGIQRWEDAKLAMQHDVQGIVLSNHGGRAADTAPPSILLLLELHKNCPEVFNKLVVLVDGGFRRGSDVLKAICLGASAVGLGRPFAYSVGYGEDGVEHAFNILRDELETAMRLCGLTNLADASPDYVNTADVDHFVRAGGHPYARKVRRPGSKL, encoded by the exons ATGTCGAAAGAATTCTCCGAAGAGGACATCGCCGCGCATAACACGCCGGATGACCTATGGCTGGCGATCAATAATAAAGTCTACGACTTTACGGATTTTGCGCCAGATCATCCAGGAGGTGCCGAGA TCATCTACCAATATGCTGGCAAGGATGCGAGTGACGAGTACAACAGTTTTCACGCGCCGTCATTGGTCCAGAAAGCACTAGATGCCAAATATCACCTTGGATCTCTCAAAGTGTCTAGCAATAAGAAAGAGCCAGAATCCAATGGGCAAGCAAAGAGCAAATCAAGTAATCCCAGTGAGAGACCTCCTCTtcgcgacatcatcaacttgcACGACTTTGAGAACGtagcatcaacagcactCGCAAAGAAGGAATGGGCATATATCAGTGGAGGAGCAAACGATAATCTCACCCGTGACGCAAACGCCTCATTCCTCGGTAGAATCTGGCTACGGCCAGCAGTCATGAGAGACGTCCGAACAGTCGACACCACAACCGAGCTATTCGGTTGCAATCTCCAGTTACCAGTATACATCTCACCAACTGGCGCAGCCTTGACTGGTGGCGAACAAGGAGAGCTCGCATTAGCCAAAGGAGCAGCAAAGACAGGCATCATTCAGACACTGGCAACACCCTCTTCCTTCCCACATGAAGATGTCCTTGACGTCACGCCAGAACGAGCCTTTTTCCAGTTATACGTGAACAAGAACCGAAAACTATCAGAAGACCTGCTGAAAAAGGTCGCAAAAACTGGCAAGATCAAAGCACTCTTCGTCACAGCAGATTTACCCGTCGTGTCCAAGCGAGAAGCTGACGAGAGAGTTAAAAGCGCGAACGTCGGACCAGGGGAAGACTGGAAAGGATCGGGGCTGGCACGTCAAACGGGCTCGTTCATTGATCCATCTCTGAATTGGGATGATATCACCTGGCTCCGTGCTCAGGTCGACGTCCCCATTGTCATCAAGGGAATTCAGAGATGGGAAGATGCTAAACTGGCTATGCAACACGATGTGCAGGGCATTGTTCTAAGCAATCATGGAGGGCGCGCAGCGGACACAGCTCCTCCGTCAATTTTGCTACTCTTGGAGCTTCACAAGAATTGCCCTGAAGTGTTCAATAAACTCGTCGTTTTAGTTGATGGCGGATTTAGAAGAGGTTCTGATGTTCTCAAAGCTATCTGCCTTGGAGCATCAGCTGTTGGTCTTGGAAGACCATTCGCTTACTCAGTCGGCTACGGTGAAGACGGCGTTGAACACGCCTTCAATA TTCTACGAGACGAGCTGGAAACCGCGATGCGTCTTTGTGGCCTGACAAACTTGGCAGATGCCAGCCCCGACTATGTAAACACTGCAGATGTAGATCACTTTGTCCGCGCTGGAGGACATCCTTACGCCCGAAAAGTGCGGAGACCTGGTTCCAAGCTTTAA
- a CDS encoding hypothetical protein (EggNog:ENOG41~CAZy:CE4) has translation MKSFLKAAVSTFLLVGTVAGAAIEDPVELFNRQASGVVIRQCTRPGVLALAYDDGPGQYTSQLVDILNNAGAKATLFLTGTLYGCIYNQQAAIKKAYNSGHQIASHTWTHPQNFGSLSTDGLKQEMQKVEQALVNIIGKKPAYMRPPYLATGGNVLPTMQQLGYKVITDDVDSGDWNGQSAQQSLQKFQQAGAGGNGHIPLMHETYASTVQTLTPALINWAKQNNLKLVTVADCLGNAGGAYQSGTFNGNGQNYC, from the exons ATGAAGTCATTCCTCAAGGCTGCTGTCAGCACTTTCCTGCTCGTTGGCACCGTCGCCGGCGCTGCTATCGAGGACCCCGTTGAGCTCTTCAACCGCCAGGCATCCGGTGTTGTCATCCGCCAATGCACCCGACCCGGTGTCCTCGCTCTCGCCTACGATGACGGCCCTGGACAGTACACCAGCCAGCTCGTCGACATCCTAAACAACGCTGGCGCCAAGGCCACCCTCTTCCTGACCGGCACGCTCTACGGCTGCATCTACAACCAGCAGGCcgccatcaagaaggcctACAACTCTGGCCACCAGATCGCCAGTCACACCTGGACTCACCCCCAGAACTTCGGCAGTCTCAGCACCGACGGGCTCAAGCAGGAGATGCAGAAGGTCGAGCAGGCCCTggtcaacatcatcggcaAGAAGCCCGCCTACATGCGCCCTCCCTACCTCGCCACCGGCGGCAACGTGCTGCCCACCATGCAGCAGCTCGGATACAAGGTCATCACCGACGATGTCGACTCCGGTGACTGGAATGGTCAATCGGCGCAGCAGAGTCTGCAGAAGTTCCAGcaggctggtgctggtggaaACGGTCACATTCCCCTCATGCACGAGACCTACGCCAGCACGGTGCAGACTCTCACTCCTGCCTTGATCAACTGGGCTAAGCAGAAcaacctcaagctcgtcACTGTTG CTGACTGCCTTGGTAACGCTGGTGGTGCTTACCAGTCTGGAACCTTCAACGGCAACGGACAGAACTACTGTTAA
- a CDS encoding hypothetical protein (EggNog:ENOG41) yields the protein MTTKKEGHIQWIEGLRGIASTLVWIAHVTRAYDLDLYSPVSGEGLRPRLFQLPFLRILIQGRLGVVIFVYVTGYVCAMKPLALFRQGNYEAGWSCVSKSALRRLPRLLYPSAVATVLAWAATQLGLFEAAKMTNSYYLTRTVQDKLPLSSAVGKLFANIFSTWTGGGNKYDVHQGTLFELFKGGMYVLLFVTATAKVQAKFRMGASLILWAYLWACGRPYFMQFWWGVFMNDLHNSRLSQRISWSKSRYIPFFGFLSVAVGLFIASFPEGRIELAPWSHWQNQILSAIVPKDSEFPKFASSFGFCLLTIGGVLLPGYADILSHRVLVWLGKRSFAVYLLHGTLLRWLLTWMVYGNSLSPTLQVQQPEVASPKLEYAGNTWLLFCLPPWLGLLYGLAEIWTTYIDTAAERFTNQLVAYIRQEELKGLSLV from the exons ATGACTACCAAGAAAGAAGGACACATACAGTGGATCGAG GGCCTCCGTGGCATCGCGTCAACGTTGGTCTGGATCGCACATGTTACACGGGCTTATGATCTTGATCTCTACTCTCCAGTCTCTGGCGAGGGATTAAGACCACGACTTTTCCAACTCCCTTTCCTGCGAATTTTAATCCAAGGCCGATTGGgcgtcgtcatcttcgtctaTGTCACAGGCTATGTGTGTGCAATGAAACCATTGGCATTGTTTCGACAGGGCAATTATGAAGCAGGCTGGAGTTGTGTTTCCAAGTCTGCGCTTCGGCGACTTCCACGGTTGTTGTATCCCAGTGCCGTTGCAACAGTTCTAGCGTGGGCTGCGACACAGCTGGGACTGTTCGAGGCTGCGAAGATGACAAATAGCTACTACCTGACTCGAACAGTCCAGGACAAGTTGCCGCTATCTTCAGCAGTCGGAAAACTCTTTGCCAATATCTTCAGCACCTGGACTGGAGGTGGAAATAAGTATGATGTTCATCAAGGCACGCTCTTCGAACTGTTCAAAGGCGGGATGTATGTGCTTCTGTTCGTCACTGCAACTGCAAAGGTTCAAGCAAAGTTCAGAATGGGTGCATCATTAATCCTATGGGCCTACCTTTGGGCCTGTGGCCGAC CGTACTTCATGCAATTCTGGTGGGGAGTATTTATGAATGATTTGCATAACTCTAGACTGTCTCAGCGCATCTCATGGAGCAAGTCTCGGTACATCCCTttcttcggcttcttgtCAGTAGCAGTCGGTCTGTTCATCGCATCATTCCCTGAAGGCCGCATTGAGTTGGCTCCCTGGTCACATTGGCAAAATCAGATCTTGTCAGCAATTGTCCCCAAGGACTCTGAGTTCCCCAAATTTGCATCTTCCTTCGGATTCTGTCTTCTGACAATTGGCGGGGTCCTACTACCTGGGTATGCAGACATTCTATCCCATCGTGTCCTGGTATGGCTCGGCAAGCGATCATTCGCGGTGTATCTTCTCCACGGTACGCTGCTGAGATGGTTACTCACATGGATGGTATATGGAAATTCTCTATCACCCACTCTGCAGGTTCAACAGCCAGAAGTTGCTTCTCCAAAGCTTGAATATGCGGGTAATACGTGGCTACTCTTTTGTCTACCACCTTGGCTTGGGCTTCTATATGGGCTTGCGGAGATCTGGACAACATACATTGATACGGCAGCTGAACGATTCACCAATCAGCTTGTTGCCTACATCCGTCAGGAGGAGCTGAAGGGCTTGTCATTGGTCTGA
- a CDS encoding hypothetical protein (CAZy:GT2_Glyco_tranf_2~EggNog:ENOG41~CAZy:GT2_Glycos_transf) — translation MADSYLRLSFGILNIFGLVLLSFIPWPTPPPIFIGLPAKILQFIAIFYKVEYVHMIWRWIRYEPVQAPSKDDKLPFISIVIPVFNESEFVKNSIKSIELSDYPKDRIELIVIDDGSTDDTWEHVNKAAGSVSTSGITLRLLQHAHNQGKRKAIQTGFATALGSIIISLDSDSVVEKGALRNIVSPLMKDPSIGAVAGHLAVLNISSISVFSFQSLLPRLLDIVFDHIGNLPRSALSAEGFVTILPGAFSAFRADAVQSHIDRLCTSTFLGAPLKHGEDMELAYRILCDGWRTVYQSNAVVHTMAPESLEKALLMFSRWERTNYTFLCMGYPALTVQKTLKLWLAMRPQRVQSPEFVDKEKQEDEPFITKDGTGSIYPFINVACIWLKGPLMLLVTYTLLRCVILYPRHALWILLEISILTVWRSFMLIPDALREKHTDCLSSEQSDGSPQGPMDAMKEQFAFGNIALDDNE, via the exons ATGGCAGACTCTTATCTTCGTCTCTCGTTTGGCATCTTGAACATCTTTGGATTAGTTCTCCTATCTTTTATACCATggccaactcctcctcccatCTTTATCGGGCTGCCTGCCAAGATTCTGCAGTTTATTGCCATCTTCTACAAGGTTGAATATGTGCACATGATATGGCGATGGATCAGATATGAGCCTGTGCAGGCTCCCTCCAAAGACGACAAGCTACCATTCATCAGCATTGTCATACCCGTCTTCAACGAGTCCGAGTTTGTGAAAAACTCAATCAAGTCTATCGAGCTCTCAGACTATCCCAAAGACAGGATTGAGTTGATTGTTATCGATGATGGCTCTACTGATGATACATGGGAACATGTCAATAAGGCTGCAGGCTCGGTCTCCACATCTGGCATAACACTTCGACTCTTACAGCATGCACACAACCAGGGCAAAAGGAAGGCCATACAAACTGGCTTTGCTACTGCTCTTGGAAGTATCATCATATCCCTCGACTCAGATAGCGTCGTGGAGAAGGGTGCACTTCGCAATATCGTGAGTCCTTTGATGAAAGATCCTTCCATCGGTGCTGTAGCTGGACACTTGGCTGTGTTGAACATCTCGAGCATCAGCGTCTTCTCGTTCCAGAGTCTTTTGCCGCGACTCTTGGATATTGTCTTCGATCATATCGGTAACCTACCGCGCTCAGCACTCTCAGCTGAAGGGTTTGTCACGATCCTTCCAGGTGCTTTCTCGGCCTTTAGGGCAGATGCCGTTCAATCTCATATCGATAGGCTATGTACAAGCACCTTCCTTGGCGCACCTTTGAAACATGGAGAAGATATGGAGCTCGCATACCGAATTCTCTGCGACGGCTGGAGGACGGTTTACCAAAGCAACGCTGTCGTTCATACCATGGCCCCTGAAAGTCTTGAGAAGGCGTTGCTAATGTTTTCTCGATGGGAACGTACCAACTATACTTTCCTCTGCATGGGATACCCGGCTTTGACAGTGCAGAAAACACTGAAGCTCTGGCTCGCGATGAGGCCCCAACGCGTTCAGTCCCCGGAGTTCGTGGACAAGGAAAAACAGGAAGACGAACCCTTCATCACCAAAGACGGAACAGGAAGCATATATCCATTCATCAACGTGGCATGCATCTGGCTAAAAGGACCACTAATGCTCTTGGTCACTTACACGTTGCTGAGATGTGTGATTCTATACCCCAGACATGCGCTTTGGATATTATTGGAGATTTCTATCCTGACAGTTTGGAGGAGCTTCATGCTCATTCCAGATGCCCTACGGGAGAAACATACAGA CTGTTTATCGTCTGAGCAGTCAGATGGTAGCCCGCAAGGGCCTATGGATGCCATGAAGGAACAATTCGCATTCGGAAATATTGCACTTGATGATAACGAGA
- a CDS encoding hypothetical protein (EggNog:ENOG41) translates to MAAHIENRGPQLMAVNITFWAMAIITCLLRCYVRLFMVNGFRKDDWLMVVAMVFFTCYATSSTVGVTFGTGRHHDDLETNQIHTAMMCWWFCYLGYALTMIACKLSIGYFLLRVTTEKIQRWTIYLAMFSTVISCGIFFFVTLFQCHPISYFWNKDQDGKCINPGVVIGLAALYSVFAVGSDLVFALLPGWIVWNLQLHKRTKYSLIPLLAMGCIASAAVIARFPYLHLLGKPDFLWNTTDIAIWSTIEQGLAITASSLATLRPLIKQIAFRLNLTSKPLSLGPSGYGSSPRTPGPGTPRAFGSREAYTLSSVSRQDGYEKKASAFDSRQPSDLKLGIKKETKWEVKITKTAMSESEEELHSPRVWRNNNI, encoded by the exons ATGGCGGCTCACATTGAGAATCGAGGGCCGCAGCTCATGGCGGTGAATATCACCTTCTGGGCTATGGCAATCATCACTTGTCTTTTGAGATGCTATGTTCGGTTGTTTATGGTCAATGGGTTCAGGAAGGATGACTGGCTGATGGTTGTCGCCATG GTATTCTTCACTTGTTATGCGACCTCATCGACTGTTGGTGTCACGTTCGGCACTGGAAGACACCACGACGACCTCGAAACCAACCAAATCCACACTGCGATGATGTGCTGGTGGTTCTGCTACCTCGGATACGCCCTCACCATGATCGCCTGCAAACTCTCCATCGGTTATTTCCTCCTCAGAGTCACCACCGAAAAGATCCAACGATGGACCATCTACCTCGCCATGTTCTCGACTGTCATCTCGTGcggcatcttcttcttcgtcaccCTATTCCAGTGCCATCCTATATCGTACTTCTGGAACAAGGACCAAGATGGCAAGTGTATCAATCCTGGTGTCGTCATTGGACTGGCGGCTCTCTACAGTGTTTTCGCTGTTGGCTCTGACCTTGTTTTTGCGCTGCTTCCTGGGTGGATTGTATGGAATCTGCAATTGCACAAGCGAACGAAATATTCTTTGATCCCTCTACTTGCGATGGGTTGCAT TGCTAGCGCAGCCGTTATTGCTCGATTCCCATACTTGCATCTTCTTGGAAAGCCTGATTTCCTCT GGAACACCACTGACATCGCCATCTGGTCAACTATCGAGCAAGGCTTGGCCATCACAGCAAGTAGCTTAGCAACCTTACGGCCCCTGATCAAACAGATCGCTTTCCGCCTGAACCTGACCAGCAAGCCCTTATCTCTCGGCCCATCTGGCTATGGATCATCACCGCGCACTCCTGGGCCCGGAACACCAAGGGCCTTTGGAAGTCGAGAGGCGTACACACTCTCGTCAGTGAGTCGCCAGGATGGCTATGAAAAGAAAGCGTCGGCGTTTGATTCGAGACAACCAAGTGATCTCAAGCTTGGTATTAAAAAGGAGACCAAGTGGGAGGTCAAAATAACCAAAACTGCCATGAGTGAGAGCGAGGAGGAGTTGCACTCGCCAAGAGTATGGAGGAATAATAACATTTAA
- a CDS encoding hypothetical protein (EggNog:ENOG41): MRFFNFNKRDSSHKHSRRDRTIPSPKPVYNSHLAKRQSSKIGEQKVRPQAWVDTPQIVYSAWNQAAGDIDQPLGTLPSNFSIALVGGGITNVVLAFNLVKAGADVTLIEATDDVGGRLRTSQTPDGVNVAEMGAMRFPPSEDLLYYYANQFNYTFIQNFPDPGKVPTVVFYKETPTSWISQNVTVKGFEKVSNGWGSLISKGLTGGSQSITAATQLTKWLSSSDVDTRNQVIPEWQKYLDEFGNDSFYTALQRIFGEKHEWDVPGGQVWTEDDFERFGTLGVGSGGFGAVYSAGFNSIFRLIVNGLESDQAIFAKMTDDGLQATGIRELANAFWQKATDLGLKTKFDTVAKITSGGGGDIDYVVIHETPSSDNGNSTGDESQYDFAVVGTSSRAMNFAFADVSDTTNEPIMSTAVNRGITDLHMTASSKLFIRTKKFWSDQPADFPRVILSDTDLLQAYTFDYGHPDYGMVLLTYAWEDLSQTILAIQDPHKLLSILKEQIARIMRKSRYPNYADFLDPVTDDDVYLVHWPLDQYSYGAFSLGLPGQDKLISSMFYDYQKLNDTSSSRVLINSDCTSFLGGWVDGGLQPAHNSMAAIFERFGSLNPAAADFAPSALLGASPYQY, encoded by the coding sequence ATgcgcttcttcaacttcaacaagcGAGACTCTTCTCACAAGCATTCCAGAAGGGATCGCACTATCCCTTCCCCCAAGCCAGTCTACAACTCTCACTTGGCCAAAAGACAGTCCTCCAAGATCGGGGAGCAAAAGGTCCGTCCCCAGGCCTGGGTCGATACACCTCAGATCGTGTACTCGGCTTGGAACCAGGCTGCGGGTGATATCGATCAGCCACTTGGAACTCTGccctccaacttctccatcGCTCTTGTTGGCGGTGGCATCACCAACGTTGTTCTGGCTTTCAACCTCGTGaaggctggtgctgatgtcACTTTAATTGAAGCCACGGATGATGTTGGCGGTCGTCTCCGTACTAGTCAGACCCCTGATGGAGTCAATGTCGCTGAGATGGGAGCGATGCGTTTCCCCCCTTCTGAAGATCTTCTCTACTACTACGCCAATCAGTTCAACTACACTTTCATTCAGAACTTTCCTGATCCAGGCAAAGTCCCCACTGTGGTCTTCTACAAAGAGACTCCTACCTCTTGGATCAGCCAGAACGTCACTGTCAAAGGCTTCGAGAAGGTCAGCAACGGCTGGGGTTCTCTGATCTCCAAGGGATTGACCGGCGGTTCTCAGTCCATCACTGCAGCCACGCAGCTCACCAAGTGGCTCAGTTCATCTGACGTCGACACGCGCAACCAAGTCATCCCGGAATGGCAAAAGTACCTCGATGAGTTTGGCAACGACAGTTTCTACACTGCTCTCCAGCGCATCTTTGGCGAGAAGCACGAGTGGGATGTTCCGGGTGGTCAGGTCTGGACCGAAGATGACTTTGAGCGCTTCGGTACCCTCGGCGTTGGTTCAGGCGGCTTTGGCGCCGTCTACTCTGCTGgcttcaactccatcttTCGTCTTATCGTCAATGGTCTCGAGTCAGACCAGGCTATCTTTGCAAAGATGACTGATGATGGTCTTCAAGCGACTGGCATCAGGGAGCTGGCCAACGCCTTTTGGCAGAAGGCTACTGATCTCGGCCTAAAGACCAAGTTTGACACTGTTGCCAAGATCACCAGCGGTGGTGGCGGCGATATTGACTATGTTGTTATCCACGAGACTCCGTCTTCTGATAATGGTAACTCTACCGGTGACGAGTCCCAGTATGACTTTGCTGTCGTTGGCACCTCGAGCCGAGCCATGAACTTTGCCTTTGCAGATGTCTCGGACACGACCAATGAGCCTATCATGTCAACTGCTGTCAATCGTGGCATTACCGACCTCCACATGACTGCCTCCTCTAAGCTCTTCATTCGTACAAAGAAGTTCTGGAGTGACCAGCCTGCTGATTTCCCTCGTGTCATTCTGTCTGACACTGACCTTCTCCAGGCTTACACCTTCGACTACGGGCACCCGGACTACGGCATGGTCCTTCTCACATATGCTTGGGAGGATCTTTCCCAGACTATTTTGGCCATTCAAGATCCTCACAAGCTGCTCTCTATCCTCAAAGAGCAGATCGCCCGTATCATGCGAAAAAGCAGGTATCCCAACTATGCCGACTTTCTCGACCCCGTCACGGATGATGATGTCTACCTCGTCCACTGGCCCCTCGATCAGTACTCCTACGGTGCATTCTCCCTCGGTCTTCCAGGACAGGACAAGCTCATCTCGTCTATGTTCTATGACTaccagaagctcaacgacACTTCGAGCTCTCGAGTCTTGATCAACAGTGACTGCACGTCATTCCTCGGAGGCTGGGTTGATGGTGGCCTGCAGCCAGCGCACAACTCAATGGCTGCGATCTTTGAGCGCTTTGGCTCATTGAACCCTGCTGCGGCTGACTTTGCGCCTTCTGCGCTCTTGGGTGCTAGCCCTTACCAATACTGA